The Bacteroidales bacterium DNA segment TCAAAGCATCATAAACCTTTGCATCCGGATTGCTCCATTCAACTCCGCCGTATAAACCTTCCGTATTCTGACGGAAAATAACAACATCAACCAAAGGTTCTTCAATATCTCCGTCTTTACCTCTTTTTACAAAGTTCAACGGATTACCTTTATATGTTTTGCAAGGGCGAGCACAAATCTCCAAATTGAAATGTTGGCGTAATCCCACTATCGGACTTGAATAAACTAATCCTTTGCTTTTTAATTCAGGAGCTAATTCTTCAAAGGCTTCGTCTTTTGGTTTTGAAGTAATGGCACCAAACAATGCAATTTTATGTTTTGCAATTAAATCAAGAGTCCTTTGCGGAAGCGGGTCCCCTTCTTTTTTCCAGAATTCCCATCCTATATCTCCTTCAACATAATCAGCTTCAAATCCTGCAGCATCCAATACTCTTAATGTTTCATCGAGAACGGCTTTTCCTATTCCGTCTCCCGGCATTGTTACAATAGTTCTTTTAGACATATTATTTAATTTATTTGATTTTGTAAGTTATTAAAATTTCGTAAATTTATAAATTCTAAAATAAATTAACAATGAGATAAGTTATATTTTAAATTTTATATATTGTTTTACAACAAATGAATTATTGGTCTATGAAAGTATTTATTAAAACTATAGTATTTATCTTAATATCAGGAGCTGTATTCGCTCAAGAACAAGTTGATTGTTACACAATTATTGCCGGAAAAGATGCAAGTTTTGACGGTTCTGTTCTTGTAGGTCATAATGAAGATGACAGCGGTGAAATACTTGTTAATTGGTTTAAAGTGCCTGCAAGGAAATACAAAAACGATTCAATAACGTTATTAAACGGAACAAAAATAAAGCAAGTTAATAAAACCAATTCATATTTACGTTTTCAAGTTACAGGAGAAAAATTCGGAGATGCATATTTAAACGAACATTCACTCGTAATTTGCTCAAATGCTTGTAAATCAAAAGAAGATACGGCAACAGGAAATATCGGCTGTTATTTCAGAAGAATTTTGGCAGAAAGAGCCGGTAATGCTAAAGAAGCTGTAAAACTCGGAGGTAAACTTATTGAAGAACTTGGTTATGAATCTTCCGGAAGAACATATTGCATTGCTGATAAAAATGAAGCTTGGATGCTGGCAGTTGTAAAAGGCAAACGCTGGATTGCTCAAAGAATACCGGATAATCAAGTTGCAATTATTCCAAATTATTATACTATTCAAGAAGTTGATTTAAACGATACACTAAACTTTCTTTCTTCTCCGGACATCATTGAATATGCAACAGAAAGAGGATGGTATGATACTCAAAAAGAATTCAATTTCAGAGAAGTTTACGGAGACTCGCTTACAAACATCGGAAAATGGAATATCCCTCGACATCTTTCCGGTTTAAATCATTTTCAGGATAATCATTTCAGCAAAAATGATACATTAGCTTTCTCTTTCAAACCTGAAAAAAAAGTTACATTGGAAGATATTAAATCTATTTTATCAAATCATTTTGAAAAGACAGATTATTGCAGATTACCTGCAAACAATAACCCGCATGAAAACAAAGTCAGACCTGTATGCACTAAAAGCACACAATTTAGTTTTATTGCTCAACTTCGTTCGAATATGCCTGATGAAATAGGCTCCTTAATGTGGATATGTCCGTATAACGGATGTATTAATCCATATATTCCGATTTATTTCTGTATTAAAAATACACATGAATCATACAGACTTTCTACTGTAGAAGATTGTGAAGATATACATTTTCAGAATGATAAAAATAATTTGAAAGATTATCCTAATCATGCTTATTACATTTTTGCAAAATATACAGACTTCATTGAAAGTAATTATTCCGAAAGAATTGTAGAAGCAAAAAAGTTCAAAATAAAAATTGAAAACGAATTGAAATCAAACCAAAATAAACTTGAAAAATCAGCATTAGAAGTATATGAATCTTATCCCGATGATGTAAAAAAAATATTAACACCATATTGTAATTCCTTTTTTCAAAGAGTTTTAAAACATTATCAAAATGAATAATTAAAACAAGATAAATATTGTTCTATACTTCGTTACAAAGTCTTAGCGATTTTAAGTTCAAAAAGCAATTTTTACAAACTTCCGTTCAAAATAATAAATTTCTTTTATGAGTCCATTCCGAAAAGTAATATCTTGCAAAAAAAGGTGCATAGCAACTTCTTTAATTGACTGCCAATAAGCCTGTTGTAGTATTGTATTTTTGCAGAATCAGTTGCTTTGCACCTTTTCGGAGTAGTCTCTTTTATGGAATTATTGAAATTAATACATCTTTGTTAAAAATGTTGTAAAAATAATATGTTACAACAAAAAAACATGTTAAGAAAAATAACAAATTAATTTACAATATTTTGAATAAATAATCAATATTTTGAATAACCAATCAAACAGTTTATATTTGAATAAATTTTAAAAACTAAAATATGAAAAACCTAAAAAACATTTTCTTCGTAATTATATTTCTATTCTCGTTAACATCATTTACTAATGCACAAGATAAAGAATTAGAGATTGTTATACAGAGAGGTCATCAAGGAGCAGTTAAAGTTGCAGTTTTCAGTCCAAACGGAAAATTTCTTGTAACAGGAGGAAGAGACAAAACGGCAAAATTATGGGAAGTTGCAACAGGCAGAGAAATGCGGACTTTTCAAGGACATGAAGGGACAATACTTGCCCTTTGTTTTTCTCCTGACGGAAAATTGATAGCTACAGGAAGTACAGATAAAAGTGTAAAACTATGGGATATTGAAACCGGTGAGTTAATAATGACTTTTAAAGATGAAGAAGACAAATCTTATTCTAAAATCGGTATTACTTCAATTGCTTTTACATCTGATGCAAAACATATTGTAATCGGCGGGACTAGCAATAATTTAAAAATTTATCTTACTGAAACCGGTGAACTTATCAGAAAATTTAAAGTCTGCCCGAATATCGGAACAAATACAGGTGTCAAAATTCAAATCAGCAAAAATAACAAAGATATATTGGTTTCAGAAGATAATCGAAAAGCAGTTATTTATAATTTTGAAACAGGGGAGAAAAAGGCAACATATAAATCTGTTGAAAAAGGATCTTGCGGAGGATGCGGTACTATCGCAAAATACAGTTCAGATGAAAAATACATAATATCAGGCTGTAATAAAGGACCTTTAGTTTTATGGGATACTAAAAATGTAAAAAAAATTATGACTTTTATTGAAGAACAAGAAGATGTAAGTTCTGTTGATATTAGTCCTGACGGTACAAAGGTTTTAATTTCTGATGAGAATTCAATTTATATTTACAGTGTAAAATCAGGAAAACGCATTAAGACTGTTAAAGCCCATAAAAAAGAAATTATGTATGTTGAATTCAGTCCTGACAGCAAATATATTATTTCTGCAAGTAATGACGGCTCAGCGATTTTATGGAAGACATCAACAGGAAAAAAGATAAGAACATTCATCGGTTTTTTAAATAAAAGCGATTACGGAACTAAACTTGACAGAGAAGAGTATTGGGAATTTTGGGCAAGAACGTATTTTGACTATAAAACAAGTGTAAAACTTAGTCCTGACGGAAAACATATGATTATCGGGAAAAAGGATTCTATTGCTAAAGTCATTGAATTTGAAACGGGAAAAACAGCATTTAATTTAACAGGACATTCCGGAGCAGTAATTTGCTTTGATTTTTCTCCCAACGGTAAATATATAGCAACAGGAAGCAGTGATAAAACTGTAAAGCTGTGGAATGCTGCAAACGGAAAATTTATTAAAACAATAAAAGGACATTGGGGAATGATTTTTTCAGTTCATTTTGATAAGAGCGGAAAAAAATTGCTGACATCCGCTTATGACGGTGATGCTTATATTTGGAATGTTGAAACAGGAGAAGAAGAAAAATATTTCAAAGGAGTAAAAGCTTACACCTCTGATTTTTCCAAAATAGGAAATTATATTGTTACAGGTGGTTTTGATAAAACGTTTTCTTTTTGGGAAATTGATTCTAACGAAAAATTCAGAAAATATATTGGTCATACAGATGTTGTAACTTCATTTGATTTCAGTCATGACGGAAAAACTGTTGTGTCAGCTTCTTGGGATGATAAAGCTAATATTTTTGATGTTATTTCGGGTTTTCAAATTAATCAATTGATCGGGCATACCGGAAACATTAATACTGTGTTATATTCAAAATACGGTAAGTCTATTTTTACAGGAAGTTCAGACGGTACGATAAAAATGTGGGATTCAAAAACATGCAAAGAATTGAAGACATTTACAGGTCATAAGTCTGATGTAACATCTTTACAAATAACTCCTGATAATCAAACATTAATTTCTTGCGATATTGAGGGAACTGTTAAAGTATGGGAAATAGTAAATTCAAAAGAAATCTATACATATTATCAATTATCAAGAAATGATTGGTTCGTAAAATCAAGAGGTGGTTTTTTTGACGGAAATGCAGGGGCTAAAAAATACATCTTTTATGTTAAAGGAATGCAAACGTACAATGTTGATCAGTTTTTTGAAGATTTTTATCGTCCGGGATTATTACAAAATGCTTATCAAACAAGAGGCTTGATTAATGAAAATATTAATCTTTATGATTATTTACAAAAATCACCTCCTCCGAGTGTAAAATTTAATACTTTTTATAACGACTCTGTGTTTAAAGAAGATTTTATTAATATTGAATTTCAAATTACCGACAACGGCGGCGGTGTCGATGAAATTAAGGTTATGCACAATGGTAAACGTATTTTTTTTGATTTCGTTGGAACTCAAAGAAAAAAAAGGGGGAAGAAAACATCTCAAGAAATTCAACTTTTGTTAGTACCGGGTAAAAATAAAATATCAATATCTGCTTTCAGTGAAGGAAGAATTGAATCAAACAATGCAGAACAAACTGTTATTTTTGAAAGTAATAAAAATTTATCTGATTGTTATATTCTTACCATTGGTATTGACAAGTATGAAAATGAAAGTTTAAATT contains these protein-coding regions:
- a CDS encoding C69 family dipeptidase, which gives rise to MKVFIKTIVFILISGAVFAQEQVDCYTIIAGKDASFDGSVLVGHNEDDSGEILVNWFKVPARKYKNDSITLLNGTKIKQVNKTNSYLRFQVTGEKFGDAYLNEHSLVICSNACKSKEDTATGNIGCYFRRILAERAGNAKEAVKLGGKLIEELGYESSGRTYCIADKNEAWMLAVVKGKRWIAQRIPDNQVAIIPNYYTIQEVDLNDTLNFLSSPDIIEYATERGWYDTQKEFNFREVYGDSLTNIGKWNIPRHLSGLNHFQDNHFSKNDTLAFSFKPEKKVTLEDIKSILSNHFEKTDYCRLPANNNPHENKVRPVCTKSTQFSFIAQLRSNMPDEIGSLMWICPYNGCINPYIPIYFCIKNTHESYRLSTVEDCEDIHFQNDKNNLKDYPNHAYYIFAKYTDFIESNYSERIVEAKKFKIKIENELKSNQNKLEKSALEVYESYPDDVKKILTPYCNSFFQRVLKHYQNE
- a CDS encoding caspase family protein, whose translation is MKNLKNIFFVIIFLFSLTSFTNAQDKELEIVIQRGHQGAVKVAVFSPNGKFLVTGGRDKTAKLWEVATGREMRTFQGHEGTILALCFSPDGKLIATGSTDKSVKLWDIETGELIMTFKDEEDKSYSKIGITSIAFTSDAKHIVIGGTSNNLKIYLTETGELIRKFKVCPNIGTNTGVKIQISKNNKDILVSEDNRKAVIYNFETGEKKATYKSVEKGSCGGCGTIAKYSSDEKYIISGCNKGPLVLWDTKNVKKIMTFIEEQEDVSSVDISPDGTKVLISDENSIYIYSVKSGKRIKTVKAHKKEIMYVEFSPDSKYIISASNDGSAILWKTSTGKKIRTFIGFLNKSDYGTKLDREEYWEFWARTYFDYKTSVKLSPDGKHMIIGKKDSIAKVIEFETGKTAFNLTGHSGAVICFDFSPNGKYIATGSSDKTVKLWNAANGKFIKTIKGHWGMIFSVHFDKSGKKLLTSAYDGDAYIWNVETGEEEKYFKGVKAYTSDFSKIGNYIVTGGFDKTFSFWEIDSNEKFRKYIGHTDVVTSFDFSHDGKTVVSASWDDKANIFDVISGFQINQLIGHTGNINTVLYSKYGKSIFTGSSDGTIKMWDSKTCKELKTFTGHKSDVTSLQITPDNQTLISCDIEGTVKVWEIVNSKEIYTYYQLSRNDWFVKSRGGFFDGNAGAKKYIFYVKGMQTYNVDQFFEDFYRPGLLQNAYQTRGLINENINLYDYLQKSPPPSVKFNTFYNDSVFKEDFINIEFQITDNGGGVDEIKVMHNGKRIFFDFVGTQRKKRGKKTSQEIQLLLVPGKNKISISAFSEGRIESNNAEQTVIFESNKNLSDCYILTIGIDKYENESLNLNYAKADAKSFSSVIKKRSKGLFNNMYFYDLFDKDAKKINIINAIKEIASKANPEDVFIFYYAGHGSMLGTDFFFIPTDCIRLFDTEMLENKAIIADVMQNNFKKIKALKQLMILDACQSGGATEILGHRGAGKEKAIAQLSRSTGIHVLASAGSEQFAIEFKSLGHGLFTYVLLDAINGSADGSPLDGKVTIYEIKSYLDDQVPEYTKKFKGIRQYPQSYSGGNDFPLAIEDNK